The sequence below is a genomic window from Montipora capricornis isolate CH-2021 chromosome 14, ASM3666992v2, whole genome shotgun sequence.
ttttaatgtttaatacctattcagactacttggaatagttgttgaagtcaatgaaattccatCTAGTAAACTATACAAGTGAATAAAGGCCTAATCTGGCAAAGCAATCGAGCTATAATAGCTTTTCTACATTTCGGGTAGTGCAAGAGTCTAATGTTTCTTCCGAGTTCAACTCTGATTTAGTTGTCAGACTGTGCTTTTCTGTAACTATAACAACCCAGGAGGAAGGACATTATCGACCATTCATTATCCGCAAGACATGCGTTTACAAAAGGTCTGtgaaaaatcatagttagtggaggggactggttatgaaactcggcaaacttcaaagggttaaacaataGCGCGGTCTCTTGTTGAACAGACCCGTCACGTGACTCTGACCGTGCACAAATTCGGCACTCCGACGACTCGCGTATGACTCTGATAGTGATGTATTTCAATAACTCGCTTACGATTTGAAACACCGAGATGAACGTgatcaatagagaaaaaagtatcTCTCTGACAGACTGATGGAATGCGCACGTGGGTCATGCAGGGAGAACATTAAGTCCTCAAAGGGAGTGATGCACTGAATACGTCAATCACATGGAATTAACAATcaaaacagcagtaaaatgaGATGTATTTCTGTTCGCCTTTATTGGACCCTTATTGGCCATAATTGGCCATTATCGTTAACAATGatcattattaagtaattacgacgaattgtgtacgcgcaaatgttccgcagtccgcagaacattcacaattctgaaattcgcTGTCGGTCAGTCTTGGCATTTGTGTCGCTTTCGCTAATTCGTTGTAATAGTCTGTCGGTCGTCGCCAGTTCGTGGCTATCATGTCGCCGGTtcaaggccatgtcgcttgtcggaatttacccctaACAGGACCTCTTAAGTGTGTAGGATCGCTAAGTATTTCTGctcgttgtttgcattttgaCTCGCCAGGCTCGTCAAAATAAAATACGGCAAAACTCGCAAAGATACTCAGCGATACTTATTAGTACAAACATCTCATGATATATTTATCTTGAGGAGTTGAGAACTTGTGCGCATCGTAAGGGACGATCGTAAAGAACTGTTTTCACTTATGAAAAGTACTCGTCTTGCTCAGACGTCATATTTCTTCCGTAGTTTAACGGCCTCTTTCACCTTCTGTCATATTGAAACCATTCGTTTCAAATCGTCCGTTTTTGCAGGCGTTAAAGTAGCGTTGTATTGCGTTGTATACTTTACTTCGTCACGCAACACGAGAAGACTGTGTAGCCAGCGAAAAGAATTTTTTAGATAGTGCATTTTCGCGAGAAATGGCATTGAAATGTACAAAACACACTGCAAAACAGGTGGTGATTTGCTTTCAAATTCTGAGAAATCAGGTGATAGCACATTCATTTGCTTTTTTTACAGGCGAAATTAGAAACCTTTCTTGTGGCTCCAAATTTGGAACATGGAAAAATGAGCCAAAGAatccaacaaaaaaaaccaacctCGTGACTTCCTTGAGACAACATTCCAATGTCTTGTGACCTTCGATTCTTTATAAAACACTCTCAAAAATCGAGATTGGATTGCGCCGAGAGTGTCAAGATTCCCTAGCCATGGCTGTGCTCTTCCTGTCTTTGGTCGTTCTTTTTACATCTTGTCAAGCCAAGTCTTTTCAAGAGTCTGGAGCTCTAACAAGAGAGGCCATTGACTACATCAATGCTTTCTCTACTTGGAAAGCAGATCCTGATTATGCTAACTACGACCAAGAACATTTCAAGGGCTTATGTGGTGTTCCCCTCGACGGAAATGTCATCCCCCGTCCACTGAAAAAGACTGGCGTTTTGGAAGGTAATTATTGCTATAAATCTTCATAATTGTTATTGTGGAAGCGCAGATTCGGCCAGAACACAATAGATGTTATTCTTATGCAAGTATTAAAGTGTCGGGGATTCAACAGTTAAGTTCAGAATTTTCGATGAAAACGTCAGGTCGAAAAGTTTTATTAATAATAGTCTATTGGTGCAGTATTTAAATTATCAGCGTACTTACACTGTACTTAGCTTTAAGCTATGCATCATCAAAGCTTAATGTGGGCATCTAATGTCgcagtgtatttttttttaacaaatttaagCTAAAGctgaatactttattattaagaAGTGCGCTCACCTTACATGATGGAGGTATAAAGGGTCATTTAAGAGCTTGCAGTTCTTGTATAGATTATTTATTCAGAAATTTATTACTTTTCAAGAAACGACAATTATGCATATGCACACCGATTCACCTTCAAGGACAATAATATAGGGCACGCAAGTGAGCTTTAGAATCATAAAATACAAAATGTAACTCTATATGTGTGGTGTTCAGTGAATGCTGTGTCATGGTACGTGAGGATTAGTGATAGGAATGCTAAATCTCCCGGTCATAGGCATGGGTCGCACTTGGGAAAAGTTTTCAACTGCGACCAAAAAAAACCGCAATCGGAAATGAAAAATTGTAGTCATCTTTGTAGGATCACACTAGTAGAGTTTTGACTCATTGACAAGTGGAATAGAATTTCACTGGGAAAACATTTTGTTATCATTTCAAGCAACATGGATCCAGATGAAGccttatttattactattgcaGTGATTATGCTACTTTTTTGGCTGATCAATACTTCTTCTTGTTCGTTCGTCCACTTTTCGTAAGATTGTTCGCCAGTTTCCTAAAGATCAGCATTCCCAGGAATCGATGGAGAAGCGTTTGCTTGCCAATAATTGGAAGTCTACGGTAAAACCTTGGGGTTGTGAATGGTCGTAGCTGAGTTTCGATGTGCTAGGTCAGCTTGCTTGCATAGTCCGTGAAATTGGGAAGGATAGTAAAAACCATGTCCATCCCTAACAAAAGCGCAAAGATTTCAGAATTTCCACGTTTTgttcacacaataattattatatcatGTTGCAAATCTATATCACGTTTCATTGACAAGCATTGACAGTTACCGCCATGATTCCTATTGTTTAGctcgagttttccaaaatctgccTGCCCGACCCAAGCACTTTGATGTTTTTGCCGATTTTCcaaatttttccaaaatgggAAACTTGGGGTTGCACTTGGCAATGTgaaatgatgacagattttaacCGCAAAGTACGCAAATTTTATGAAAAGTTTCCCAAGTGTGACCCGTACTGTATTCAACATTACCCAAgcataaaatcaataattttttaACACTAAGGGATGGGGACACTAATATTTGATTACCAGAAATGAACCTGTGATGAGACATTTAACAGCCATTTAGCTGAGGGgatcaaagttttaaaaaaatgaaatgctgGCGTTGGGATAagttgggggggaggggagggtggaGTGATGGACAtgtgtattttgaagcttttgtgTTCAGTCATATTAAGAAACACTAACTTTTTCGAGTAAAACGTGTGATAGCCCTCATCAGAATGATATATGACGAAGGCTGTCACTAGCacatcaatttcaatttcacttGTTTTACCCAAAAAAAGTTAGTGTTTTTTAATGTGTCGTTGCCATACATGTTTATTACTGTTTTACACTGGCTGAAGCAACCACTAATAATAAATACACTGTGACACTTATCACAAGTTCTGCTCACATGTCTGCTCAATGGCGTAGAATATGTTGTACCATTGTATTAGGTTATATTTAGAGGATACTAGTAAACACTGACTCAGCATGACACAGTAGAAAGTCTCAAATATTCTTGAGCATTACATGTTCTGCCCGGCCAGGGTCAGTTGAAGCTTCAAATTTATGTGGCCAGTATATTTCCGTGGAAGGCAAATTAATGTATAGAAGTGTCCATGACCAATTGAGAGCTCTTCCATACAAACAGATACAAAAATGTTGTGCAAACCTAGATAATACTTATTGTAaactgctgttttttttttcagtgtggaTTGGTCTATTTGGCATTCAAGATTATAGATCATATTCGTAAATGgcagctattgttcttttgtctttattcttATCATCCTCACAGTCTAGCCTCAAATGCACGAGCAAAAttcaacagaatttttttgCTCCAACATGAGGCTATTGAGGATAATTTCTTGGCTGCCATTCATGAATAATTGGTCTACTAAAGTAAAATTAATTGctactagagcggttttcaattgagtgtcgaaagtaattagataattactttggtttatgattacttcactcggtgattggttcaaagttctcgcgccattttttcaaccaatcagaagtgaaaccaaaaccaatcgtggctcacccgtgcacattttcccgcgctttgtgttggctacgtgaaattacttcaagttttgattggtttgccggattgtctcagtcctttttgattggccaaagtaattactttggttttggttttacgacactcaattgaaactcactctaggTAGCTATATTTAACAGTTgctaatttcctttttttgattCTTATTTAGAAAAGACAGATTACCAAGTCATTAAGCTTCCAGACTCGTTTGATTCAAGGGAGGAGTGGCCCAAATGTAAATCTATCGATGAAATACGTGATCAAGGATCATGTGGAAGCTGCTGGGTTAGTGCTTACagtagaaatattttaaaatgatttaaagtgctacttataacgaccaaaaattcttattcaattcttattttcctttggttttcaaagcgaggtcaactaaacactaagtaacccaagttttaagccttgattaaaaaagacacctgttaatgttaactggaattttcctatttaatggtctgccattactaactttaaaatcttgagaaagCTGGATTGAGAAGATGACATCAAAGACTtgatagtttaagaatgcgaGACATGTGTATGTTGCTGAATTAGAATTAAATTCACATAATTTTTGCATGTATCATAAGATGCacttacatgctgaaattttaagctattgagtaaatgacgtcaccgttccctagatccaaccctctgaggtgcAGTCGCTCAATTTTGAACACAAGTAATGGCAGGCTGTGAAATGCAAATGTTACACTCAAattaaacagcctttggataaaaatcaaagctcaaaattttgccaggcagtCAAAACAGAAATTGTCATTTGAGAGAGGGGAgggaataaaattattgtttaggcattggggggggggggggagaggaggAGGGAGAAACTGTGTGTAAAggaataaatattaaaaaatcagAATCCGAAAAACAAGCTAAActtgtcatcatcgtcatcacttTGCCAAAGCATCATGCTTGCCAAGGTGACAACATTAGTTCTACTCTAATTCAGGAAACTGttataaattcaaatcaaaGCACATGTTAGTTTatggaaagagaggaaaattGGAGTATCCAGAGAAATGAAAACCTTGCAGAACTGCattgaaccaacaaactcaacttgCTTATGAAGTTGAGTCCAGGTATCAGGAACAACCGTTGTCTTCATTCTGTAAAATGGATAGACAGGCAGATTATGGATGTATACATGGACTCCAGGTCCAAAGACCCTTTCATGGACCCTGTCCATGGACTTTCCCTGTGGACCACCCGTTATtcgttacaagcagaaaaatccttagacgaaagagagaagtgattgtcgcacttatctggacaatttaagcagtaGCCCATGAttataaccctttcactcccaagagtatcacttatagattttactctgtctaacgccagacgactttactcgtcaatggggaaccccacgggggtgaaagggttaagcctATGTCAAGGCAGTTTTGGGaaccaatctatttttagtctAATCTTTTccacaagaaacaaagacagTTCCAGTTTGGTGATGCTATAATGTCAATATAGCACTGTCTGTGAAAACGTCGCTGCTAGGTATGGGCTattgatttaagcaattgtctcttatagacgaCACCTATGCCACCTAATAtctgggcttctgataggatgcgaaaaaaaattaaagattatgtgGAAAAAATTTTGCCACATTTTGTGTAAACATGCGCTGATTGTGCAGTAATTACAccagattatgcggaaatttaaacaattggtAGAACTACGGCAATAACCCTAACCCCATGTATGTTAGATCTAAGATGTAATGACTGAGCATTGCAAATGCTTTTACAGGCTTTTGGAGCTGTAGAGGCTATGACAGACCGAATTTGCATCCACTCCGGTGGGAGATTGACACCACACATCtctgctgaggatttgctttcTTGCTGCACAGAATGTGGAATGGGGTAGGTTTGCGCTAGTTGGAGTTTCTTAAAATGAGTTTTCGACAAGTTGtgttagtgaaaatcaaagttGCAACAAGAAGTGTACAGTGTAGGTCAGGTTTTATGACTTAGTGAAAATAGACTAGAATAATTTCTGAATGGAAACCTTGACATTATGCAATTTCATCTTTGACTCTACATATAAATTTGCTCACAACATTGAATCCAATTAAGACTTCTATGGACTTTTGACGCACATTATTTTTTTGAGGGAAGCACGTAAAATCTATCACATTCTGcaacaaaatgttttggaattGAGCAAAATGTTATATGTTTTATGCATTTTTATGACTTGTTGTGATGTGTTAGATTTTATCATTCCAAGGTAGCCAATGACAGGGCTGTCAACCTCTCAGATACTCATACATGTATCTTTGGGTAGATAAAAAACATGAAAGGCCAATTACTCTATTATTTTGAAAACCCTTTCAAATAGgcatttattatattttttacttcataggcacttagATAAGGAAATTAATGTGAAGAAATTTATAAACCTTTTTCCggaatttacatgtacagtaggtCTTGATTATCAACAAACGTTTCGACTGAAACCATCAGGTCTTCATCAGTGAAGTTTGTCATGTGATAGTTCACTATCACGTGACAAACGTTGAGGAACAGAGGTGGGGGCCCGGTCCCAAGTGTGAGACAGAGAGAACTGGAGCCCCCCCCTTTCTGTTCAGGGTTGGGTCCTCCACCCTTTCCCATAACGCTTCTTGTATTCCTCTCCTTCGCCAATCTCGTTCTTTATCTAGGATCTTGACTCCCTTTGAATCCAACACGTGTCCCGTATCCTTATTAAGGTGACAATAAACTGCTGAATTTTGAGCAGGATTGGAGTTCGGCCGTTGATGTTGTTTCAGCCTGGCTCTGATGGACTGACTTCACTGATGAAGACTGATGGTTTCAGTCGAAACATTTGTTGATAATCAAGACCTAAATTCCGGAAAAAGATTTATAAATTTCTTCACTTGAATTGTATCCGGATGAATGATAACATTCACTTTCATACGGAAATTAATGTTGGGGGATTCATTCAGATGGGTTGCAGGGTGTAAAACCTGCGAAAATGTTGGCGATAAAatctactattattattgcgcatacgttctctGCTCATCTTGTGATACTAGGGTTTCCTgtgggtggtgcttactaatacaggatatcgtttttgtgcagtttaaaactatgcagagaaagtgcTTGTGGTATCCAAACTGAAAATAActgggagtaaccatgcatttttaacAGATAATTTAattagcttcaatttggaaaagaaccccATGTACATTGCtttcattttaaagctttttacaaatattgttgatcaattatatttgaaaaatgtgtggttgcctctaattttctttttggatttcaataagagATTGGACAATGTGCAAGCCAGCGAGGCACGCAAGCCATGACTGCAAGTCATGCAAGCCAAGatggcgagtcaacatgcgaatcACACATGCAGTTATTggaagctaaccgttttaaaatgggtgcttacacttaaatgcgaaatttttatggcttgcatgactcgctggctcgcagattgtccagcccctttcaataacacttctaaagatctgcttttcccacactTATACATAAACCAGGAAAAATGCATTTGAATTAGTTGGCACAGTCCTTAAACAGTTAGGACACAGTGTGAGACAGTGAGCCATGTGTATGTGCCAGCcataatattatttaaaatttaTGTCTTTTTAGGCTTAATTAAGACTTACAGTAATATTCTACAGGGCAGTAAAACTGGTTTTAACATGGCCTGCTGACTTAAATGCCAAGTTAGTGCACCACATTTATTAATGACTGTTCTCTTTTTGTTGCTTGGTTAAGGTGTAATGGAGGATTCCCAGAGGAAGCCTGGTAAGTTGTGGCAAGATCTCATCATTTTGTACATGCATGTAATCTGAGATTACATTAATACCCTCTATATACTTGTAttgttctttaaaaaaattaaagaggaCATGTACAAAtctgaaataataattatttgaagaaTACATGTACTTCAAGGTGTACATATGCGTGATTGTGTACACGTAACTTAGGGTTAGAAGCCATGTGAGGTTACATGTAGAAGTGATAAAAATGAGGTGTTTGACTTAAACAAAGATCTTTCTCCTTAAGCCGTaagtcacaaaaataaaacagtaTTTATTTGCTTAATTGCATGAAGCAGTAGAAGTTTCCTTTCATATCCTTGATACAGTTTGAGAACGTTATGGCAAATTCTCTCTGATAATTATAATGAAGACAACATATTGTATGCAACTATCTGTCCCAATGTTTCATTCTTTCTTTGCTTccttatataattatatttcctaattttcacacaggttttatTGGCAACAGAAAGGTTTGGTCACAGGAGGCCAGTACGATTCAAACAAAGGCTGTCAACCTTATCAAATCCCATCTTGTGATCACCACGTGAAAGGTCACCTTAAGCCTTGTGGATCTGTCCTTCCTACACCTCCATGTGAGAGAAAGTGTGAAGCAGGCAAGTACATTccggtaaaatttaagaatccgatcccaccaacgcgtcggccgacacacCACCGACACACGaccgacacgtcggccaacacactaccgacactTCGGCCGACACACTTCAATaacagttcaataaggcccaaatgagtcaccgacACGCCACCGACGCACCTTGTATGTTATAAGTTTAAACAgtggccaacgcgtcggccgacagtcggccgacgcgttggccgacgcgttggtgggatcggattcttaaattttacccatGACTGCATCTTATGTTAACAAGAGATGCCCTGGTATTTTAGTTTTTCAAATGCACAAATCTCAGATTggtacaagtttggctcagtTTTGAGTAATTGATACTGTTAGATGTTTAGACTTTAAGGTAACCTGTCTTATTCCTGCAAATAAGAGAGCAGTTGCAATAAACAACACATAGCTTCTGAAGTCCTAAACTAGCAAACTTACAAAAGTGATAATATTGTATAGAGATCATTTCACACTTCTTTATTTGTCAACAGGATACAATGTTTCGTACAGTGATGACAAGAAGTATGGCAAGAGCGGTTACAGTGTGGGAAGTTCCGTGGAAGCAATTGCCACAGAAATCATGACAAATGGCCCTGTGGAGGCTGCCTTTACGGTTTACTCTGACTTCCCAAGTTACAAGAGTGGTATGAGCTGTAGCTTTAAAAAGACAATGCTATGACAGTTTTGCCATTTCATGTTAGTTTTGGCGACGCTACCCATAAATTCTATAAAAAAGTTAATTATTGGTTTTAGGGTTGCGATGAAAAAGTGATTTAAAGCAGTCACTTTTAAAGGCAAAAGGTGTTTACACGTAGTTTTCCTCTCGGCTTTTCTGCCATTCCTtaactataataattataataataataataattataataataataataataataataataataataataataataataataataaataaaaaatttatcaataccatatgatagccgtattgaggagaaagaagtcgagaaggtagtgaaataccaggatctagcaagagaattgaagaagttatggaaaatgaaaacaatggtaattc
It includes:
- the LOC138033715 gene encoding cathepsin B-like, with translation MAVLFLSLVVLFTSCQAKSFQESGALTREAIDYINAFSTWKADPDYANYDQEHFKGLCGVPLDGNVIPRPLKKTGVLEEKTDYQVIKLPDSFDSREEWPKCKSIDEIRDQGSCGSCWAFGAVEAMTDRICIHSGGRLTPHISAEDLLSCCTECGMGCNGGFPEEAWFYWQQKGLVTGGQYDSNKGCQPYQIPSCDHHVKGHLKPCGSVLPTPPCERKCEAGYNVSYSDDKKYGKSGYSVGSSVEAIATEIMTNGPVEAAFTVYSDFPSYKSGVYQHKVGTMLGGHAIKILGWGTENNTPYWLVANSWNADWGDKGYFKILRGQDECGIESSVVAGMPRFDEEPRMVIVV